The following are from one region of the Hydrogenophaga sp. BPS33 genome:
- a CDS encoding SDR family oxidoreductase: MQTVLITGAASGIGRETALLFAQAGWQCVLVDHNEQALRAVGASLPAPASAAHVLRTIDLTDAQQVATLREGTPALDAVLNNAGMSDASNTPLVEQVPTQMERLLALNLAAPAAVVEACAPLLKPGARIVNVSSGAGLNAIPWRGAYSPSKAGLIAQTRALAKAHPEWSAIVLCPGFVRTELVAALIEAGRLPPERAVAKIPLGRMAAPQEMAQALFFLGSEGAAPLAGEILAVNGGSSIYGGSQAFAPATLETLPFDLPTQLDVVGDGAGAWQALASAAPSTPHYSASLDVSTLHATGSLLRAVHQAAIRFAQQHAQQASLTVLLPPDTDGAWQNAGDGAAARMLVATLACEWGSRALRINAVQVPAGIDAQSLQPLLRFVSGAAAQYLTGQTLACRGPR; this comes from the coding sequence ATGCAGACGGTACTGATCACGGGTGCCGCCTCCGGCATCGGGCGCGAGACGGCGCTGTTGTTCGCCCAGGCGGGCTGGCAATGCGTGCTGGTCGACCACAACGAACAGGCCCTGCGTGCGGTGGGTGCGAGCCTGCCCGCGCCGGCGTCGGCCGCGCACGTGCTGCGCACCATCGACCTGACCGATGCGCAACAGGTGGCGACCTTGCGCGAGGGCACGCCGGCGCTGGACGCGGTGCTGAACAACGCCGGCATGTCCGACGCTTCCAACACACCGCTGGTGGAGCAGGTGCCCACGCAGATGGAGCGCCTGCTCGCGCTCAACCTGGCCGCGCCGGCCGCCGTGGTGGAAGCCTGCGCACCGCTGCTCAAGCCGGGCGCGCGCATCGTGAACGTGTCATCCGGCGCGGGCCTGAACGCCATTCCCTGGCGCGGTGCGTACAGCCCGAGCAAGGCGGGTCTCATCGCGCAGACGCGCGCTTTGGCCAAAGCCCATCCCGAGTGGTCGGCCATCGTGCTGTGCCCGGGTTTCGTTCGCACCGAACTGGTCGCTGCACTGATCGAGGCCGGGCGCCTGCCGCCCGAGCGCGCCGTGGCCAAGATTCCGCTCGGCCGCATGGCAGCGCCGCAAGAGATGGCGCAGGCTTTGTTCTTCCTCGGCAGCGAAGGCGCGGCGCCCCTGGCCGGTGAAATCCTCGCGGTCAATGGCGGCTCGTCGATCTATGGCGGCAGCCAGGCCTTTGCGCCCGCCACGCTGGAGACCCTGCCCTTCGACCTGCCCACACAACTCGACGTGGTGGGCGACGGCGCGGGTGCGTGGCAGGCTCTGGCCAGCGCCGCACCATCCACACCACACTACAGCGCCAGCCTGGACGTGTCGACGCTGCACGCCACCGGCAGTCTGTTGCGCGCCGTGCACCAGGCCGCCATTCGCTTTGCGCAACAACATGCCCAACAAGCCAGCCTGACCGTGCTTCTGCCGCCGGACACCGATGGCGCCTGGCAGAACGCGGGCGACGGGGCGGCGGCGCGCATGCTGGTGGCCACGCTCGCTTGCGAGTGGGGCAGCCGTGCACTGCGCATCAACGCGGTGCAGGTGCCTGCCGGCATCGACGCCCAAAGCCTGCAGCCCTTGCTGCGCTTCGTGAGCGGCGCGGCCGCCCAATACCTCACCGGTCAAACCCTGGCGTGCAGAGGTCCACGATGA
- a CDS encoding tripartite tricarboxylate transporter substrate binding protein, with the protein MNFKHTTQALFCTLALTASLAHAAYPERTIQLTAPYGAGGSSDGIAREFANLLSTELKQTVVVMNQPGAAGTLQLRNLQRAKPDGYTIGLYSYSTVTFTSQLMNVPYKREDFTLLGGLAEFSYGIVTAADSPIHNVKDLVNQAKTGKGVFFGVTGAPNNFPFLKLQKMTGGKFDQVTYKSSAESVMAALGKQIDVALQGPSEYAELVKAGKMKVIASASDSRLPWFPNVPTLKEQGYDVGITGKLGIAAPKGLPEDVRKTLETAIHKVVSSQKFKDFVANEYGIMNYPASSAEFTKTIDEGYGLMRDMIQTFDIKN; encoded by the coding sequence ATGAACTTCAAGCACACCACGCAAGCCTTGTTCTGCACGCTGGCCCTCACCGCCAGCCTGGCCCACGCGGCCTATCCCGAGCGCACCATCCAGCTCACCGCGCCTTACGGCGCGGGCGGGTCGTCTGACGGCATCGCGCGCGAATTCGCCAACCTGCTCTCGACCGAACTCAAGCAGACCGTGGTGGTGATGAACCAGCCCGGTGCGGCGGGCACCTTGCAGTTGCGCAACCTCCAGCGCGCCAAACCCGACGGCTACACCATCGGCCTCTATTCCTACAGCACGGTCACCTTCACCTCGCAGCTGATGAACGTGCCCTACAAACGCGAAGACTTCACGCTGCTGGGTGGCCTGGCCGAGTTCAGCTACGGCATCGTGACCGCCGCGGACTCGCCGATCCACAACGTCAAGGACCTGGTGAACCAGGCCAAGACCGGCAAGGGCGTGTTCTTCGGCGTGACGGGCGCGCCCAACAACTTCCCGTTCCTCAAGCTGCAGAAGATGACCGGCGGCAAGTTCGACCAGGTCACCTACAAGTCCTCGGCGGAATCGGTCATGGCCGCGCTGGGCAAGCAGATCGACGTGGCCCTGCAAGGCCCTTCCGAGTACGCCGAGTTGGTGAAGGCCGGCAAGATGAAGGTCATCGCCTCGGCCAGCGATTCCCGCCTGCCGTGGTTTCCCAACGTGCCCACGCTCAAGGAGCAGGGTTACGACGTCGGCATCACCGGCAAGCTCGGCATCGCGGCGCCCAAGGGTCTGCCCGAGGACGTGAGAAAGACGCTGGAGACGGCCATCCACAAGGTGGTGTCGAGCCAGAAGTTCAAGGACTTCGTGGCCAACGAGTACGGCATCATGAATTACCCGGCGAGCAGCGCCGAATTCACGAAGACGATCGACGAAGGCTATGGCCTCATGCGCGACATGATCCAGACCTTCGACATCAAGAACTGA
- a CDS encoding carboxymuconolactone decarboxylase family protein codes for MTDAEREAIKAHFIAERGYWRPWTETLLQTAPGFVQQYADYAGYPARTGPLTPRMVELIYVGLDSSSSHLFESGLTTHMKRALEVGASHSDIVDVLHLVAVQGVASVCQASDILAELSGAAATSPAISPALQARIERLGDAHALALNHLARQDPGYAKVLLDFIEKGRPDHGLTPAERCLVQLALHACFTAFNPDAVRQLVRSGLSMGVAVADMQQAIQLGAHLAVHGTALGANVFRQVTSGLAT; via the coding sequence ATGACCGACGCAGAACGCGAAGCCATCAAGGCGCACTTCATCGCCGAGCGCGGCTACTGGCGGCCGTGGACCGAGACGCTGCTGCAAACCGCCCCCGGCTTTGTGCAGCAGTACGCGGACTACGCAGGCTATCCGGCGCGCACCGGGCCGCTGACGCCGCGCATGGTCGAACTGATCTATGTGGGCCTGGACAGCTCGTCGTCACACCTGTTCGAGTCGGGCCTGACCACGCACATGAAGCGCGCGCTGGAAGTGGGCGCAAGCCACAGCGACATCGTCGACGTGCTGCACCTCGTGGCGGTGCAAGGCGTGGCCAGCGTGTGCCAGGCCAGCGACATCCTGGCCGAGCTCAGCGGCGCGGCGGCCACCTCGCCGGCGATCAGCCCCGCGCTGCAAGCGCGCATTGAGCGCCTGGGCGATGCGCATGCGCTGGCCCTGAACCACCTGGCACGGCAGGACCCGGGCTATGCCAAGGTGCTGCTCGACTTCATCGAAAAGGGCCGTCCGGACCACGGGCTCACACCGGCCGAGCGTTGCCTGGTGCAACTCGCCCTGCACGCGTGCTTCACGGCCTTCAACCCGGATGCCGTGCGCCAGCTGGTGCGCAGCGGTTTGTCGATGGGTGTTGCGGTGGCCGATATGCAGCAGGCGATTCAGCTGGGTGCGCACCTCGCGGTGCACGGCACAGCCCTGGGTGCGAACGTGTTTCGCCAGGTCACCAGCGGCTTGGCGACCTGA
- a CDS encoding Bug family tripartite tricarboxylate transporter substrate binding protein — protein MPHSNRRAALALTLLATAAGLTGFSAHAQAWPSKPVTLTVGSAAGSAPDIYARVIAEQLQRQTGGVFVVDNKPGANGNLAAETVLRTAADGHTLLIGTQSQMTINPSAYSNLRWKASDFRPLVKGVESPMVLVTHPTVGAKNFAELKSWIARHKGQAQYASFSPGTPSHFLGYQLNERLQADMVHIPYKGSSPQVTDLMAGQVPLGFTQMAVAVPQIQAGKLVPIAVTGAQRASALAQVPTLAELGLGDLTASVWFGVFAPAGVPRPVSDAILSALRKAHSEAAVRAKLEAQSFEVPDESGAAFEKNLAAETAKWARVVKATGFRAND, from the coding sequence ATGCCGCATTCCAACCGACGCGCCGCCTTGGCGCTCACCCTGCTGGCCACCGCTGCCGGCCTCACCGGTTTTTCTGCCCACGCCCAGGCATGGCCCAGCAAGCCGGTCACGCTGACCGTGGGCAGCGCTGCGGGAAGTGCGCCGGACATCTATGCCCGTGTCATCGCCGAGCAGCTGCAGCGACAGACCGGCGGCGTCTTCGTGGTGGACAACAAGCCCGGCGCGAACGGCAACCTCGCTGCCGAGACGGTGTTGCGCACGGCCGCGGACGGACACACATTGCTGATCGGCACGCAGTCGCAAATGACGATCAACCCTTCGGCTTATTCGAACCTGCGTTGGAAGGCGAGCGACTTCCGTCCTCTGGTCAAAGGCGTGGAGTCGCCGATGGTGCTGGTGACGCACCCAACGGTTGGCGCGAAGAACTTTGCCGAACTCAAGAGCTGGATCGCCCGCCACAAGGGCCAGGCGCAATACGCGTCGTTCAGCCCCGGAACGCCGTCCCACTTTCTCGGCTACCAGCTGAACGAACGGCTGCAGGCCGACATGGTGCACATCCCGTACAAAGGCTCGTCGCCCCAGGTGACCGACCTGATGGCGGGCCAGGTGCCCCTGGGCTTCACGCAGATGGCGGTGGCCGTACCGCAGATCCAGGCCGGCAAGCTGGTGCCGATCGCGGTCACCGGCGCACAGCGTGCCAGTGCACTGGCCCAGGTGCCCACCCTGGCCGAACTGGGCCTTGGCGACCTGACCGCCAGTGTGTGGTTCGGGGTGTTCGCTCCCGCTGGCGTGCCCAGACCGGTCTCGGATGCCATCCTGTCCGCGCTGCGCAAGGCGCACTCCGAGGCGGCTGTGCGCGCGAAGCTGGAGGCGCAGAGTTTTGAAGTGCCCGACGAGAGTGGTGCCGCGTTTGAAAAGAATCTGGCCGCCGAAACGGCCAAATGGGCCCGCGTGGTGAAAGCCACCGGGTTCCGCGCCAATGACTGA
- a CDS encoding LysR substrate-binding domain-containing protein: MNISRIKLRHLHCLVVIGQELSMVRAAQKLALTQPAVSKTIAELEAIVGRPLLERHGRGVALTPAGKVLLDHAGAGLRNLREGLDAAAGQPQSHQTTVSIGALPNVSATLLPRAIETLRTALPSVYIRVAGGTNAQLMARLRQGELDMVFGRLAEPSDMMDLEFEHLYSEDLVALARPGHPLAASRKVAPAALSRYTLILPSAGTPIRRTVDAFLVTHRVALPETVVDTLDAAFSLQMVRQTDAIWFAPEGLIESLRPFAPVRLRLPRGGTNGAVGLTVRRGAEPSAGARVLLDALREQARCRLENTPLRR; the protein is encoded by the coding sequence ATGAACATTTCCCGGATCAAATTGCGCCATCTGCACTGCCTGGTGGTGATCGGGCAGGAGCTGAGCATGGTGCGGGCGGCGCAAAAGCTGGCGCTCACGCAGCCCGCCGTGTCGAAGACCATCGCCGAGCTCGAAGCCATCGTGGGCCGGCCCTTGCTGGAGCGCCATGGGCGCGGTGTGGCGCTCACGCCCGCGGGCAAGGTGCTGCTGGACCATGCCGGCGCGGGCCTGCGCAACCTGCGAGAAGGGCTGGACGCGGCGGCCGGCCAACCGCAGTCGCACCAGACCACGGTGTCCATCGGGGCCTTGCCGAATGTGTCGGCCACGCTGCTGCCGCGCGCCATCGAGACCCTGCGCACCGCGCTGCCCAGCGTGTACATCCGCGTGGCCGGCGGCACCAATGCCCAGCTCATGGCGCGCCTGCGCCAAGGGGAACTGGACATGGTGTTCGGCCGCCTCGCCGAGCCCTCCGACATGATGGATCTGGAATTCGAACATCTCTACTCGGAAGACTTGGTCGCGTTGGCACGGCCCGGGCATCCCCTGGCCGCGAGCCGCAAGGTCGCGCCTGCGGCGCTGTCGCGCTACACGCTGATCCTGCCGTCCGCCGGCACGCCGATCCGCCGCACGGTGGACGCGTTCCTCGTGACGCATCGGGTGGCGTTGCCGGAAACCGTCGTCGACACGCTCGACGCCGCGTTCTCCCTGCAGATGGTGCGCCAGACCGATGCGATCTGGTTCGCACCCGAAGGACTCATCGAGAGCTTGCGCCCCTTCGCCCCGGTGCGCCTGCGCCTGCCCCGGGGTGGCACCAACGGTGCCGTGGGACTCACGGTGCGGCGCGGCGCCGAACCGTCGGCGGGCGCCCGGGTCCTTCTCGACGCGCTGCGCGAACAGGCGCGGTGCAGGCTGGAAAACACCCCCCTGCGCCGCTGA
- a CDS encoding hybrid sensor histidine kinase/response regulator, with protein sequence MHAMSPSSSPSDGDFSTLFNFLPIGAYRCAPDGSVLRANQALAELNGYDSETALVAHLQDIGREWYVDPQRRTEFQALLARDGFVRGFVSEVYRHRTREKLWVSENAHGVRDAHGVLHYYEGTVEDITAHVRDQKALQDGVEQLRLITSQVPGAVFAVHVRHDGTREYRFLSAGIRDIYGFEAEDLMRTPTLLARYFHPEDQSMLERDRQAILAGQGNLETEFRVVLPDGRIKWICNRSCAVSADEAGFLRVGVLLDITDRKEAEAALRDSEALWKLALESTGDGVWDWNLVTDKEYFSQGMKGMFGYDEADDVDLSHALDANTHPDDVAQMWQDRQRHFDGVADAYRNERRIRCKDGSWKWVLSRGVVLARDDGGKPLRMIGTHTDITEHKNAESQHRALEAQLRESQKMEAIGTLAGGVAHDFNNLLAAILGNLVLAREDVGEGHAAQESLAEIHRAAIRARQLVQQILTFSRRQTQEMLHQPLTPLVEEALRLMRSLLPAGLRLEVRLPSAALPVLVDATQMQQVLMNLCANAWQAMEGGSGDITVALGEVLVDASQGLQFGGLAGGAYACLSVADNGPGMDEATRERIFEPFFTTKAPGTGTGLGLAVVHGIVKAHRGSILVHSRPGEGARFDVYLPLASAVAQEATPGVAQTPAVAPPPAAAPGKHVVYIDDYEALVFLVGRLLRKQGYRTHTFESGEAAVVWLRENPDDPVDLIVTDQNMPGMSGIDVAREARRMRPGQRVAIVSGHISDRLLAEASAAGVRDVMAKQDRMDALGQAIHDLLLEPSST encoded by the coding sequence ATGCATGCCATGTCACCGTCGTCGTCCCCGTCGGACGGGGATTTCTCCACACTGTTCAATTTCCTGCCGATCGGGGCCTACCGCTGCGCGCCCGACGGCAGTGTCCTGCGTGCCAACCAGGCGCTGGCGGAGCTCAACGGCTACGACAGCGAGACGGCGCTGGTGGCCCATCTCCAGGACATCGGACGCGAGTGGTATGTCGACCCGCAGCGCCGCACCGAATTCCAGGCGCTGCTCGCGCGCGACGGTTTTGTGCGGGGCTTTGTCTCCGAGGTCTACCGCCACCGCACCCGGGAGAAGCTCTGGGTCAGCGAGAACGCACACGGTGTGCGCGACGCCCATGGCGTGCTGCACTACTACGAAGGCACGGTCGAGGACATCACCGCGCACGTGCGGGATCAAAAGGCCCTGCAAGATGGTGTGGAGCAACTTCGACTCATCACGTCCCAGGTGCCCGGCGCGGTGTTCGCGGTGCACGTGCGGCACGATGGCACACGCGAATACCGTTTTCTGAGCGCCGGCATCCGGGACATCTACGGCTTCGAAGCCGAGGACCTGATGCGCACCCCCACGCTGCTGGCGCGCTACTTCCACCCCGAAGACCAGTCCATGCTGGAGCGGGACCGCCAAGCCATTCTGGCCGGCCAGGGCAACCTGGAGACCGAGTTCCGCGTGGTATTGCCCGACGGCCGGATCAAGTGGATCTGCAACCGCTCGTGCGCGGTGTCCGCCGACGAGGCCGGCTTTCTGCGGGTGGGCGTCTTGCTCGACATCACCGACCGCAAGGAGGCCGAAGCGGCGCTGCGCGACAGCGAAGCGCTGTGGAAGCTGGCGCTGGAGAGCACCGGCGATGGCGTGTGGGACTGGAACCTGGTGACCGACAAGGAGTACTTCTCCCAGGGCATGAAGGGCATGTTCGGCTACGACGAGGCGGACGACGTCGACCTGTCGCACGCACTGGACGCCAACACCCATCCCGACGACGTGGCGCAGATGTGGCAGGACCGCCAGCGGCACTTCGACGGCGTGGCCGACGCGTACCGCAACGAGCGCCGCATCCGCTGCAAGGACGGCAGCTGGAAGTGGGTGCTCTCGCGTGGGGTGGTGCTCGCGCGCGATGACGGTGGCAAGCCGCTGCGCATGATCGGGACGCACACCGACATCACCGAACACAAGAACGCCGAGTCCCAGCACCGTGCGCTGGAGGCGCAGCTGCGCGAATCCCAGAAGATGGAAGCGATCGGCACGCTGGCGGGCGGCGTTGCGCACGACTTCAACAACCTGCTGGCCGCCATCCTGGGCAACCTGGTGCTGGCGCGCGAAGACGTCGGTGAAGGCCACGCCGCACAGGAGAGCCTGGCCGAGATCCACCGCGCGGCCATTCGCGCGCGGCAACTGGTGCAACAGATCCTGACCTTCAGCCGCCGGCAGACCCAGGAAATGCTGCACCAGCCGCTCACGCCACTGGTGGAGGAAGCCTTGCGCCTCATGCGCTCCTTGCTGCCCGCCGGCCTCAGGCTCGAGGTGCGCCTGCCCAGTGCCGCATTGCCGGTGCTGGTCGATGCCACGCAGATGCAGCAGGTGTTGATGAACCTCTGCGCCAACGCCTGGCAGGCCATGGAAGGCGGCAGCGGCGACATCACCGTGGCCCTGGGCGAGGTGCTGGTGGATGCCTCACAAGGCTTGCAGTTCGGCGGGCTTGCCGGCGGCGCCTACGCGTGCCTGAGCGTGGCCGACAACGGACCGGGCATGGACGAGGCCACGCGAGAGCGCATCTTCGAGCCCTTCTTCACCACCAAGGCACCGGGCACGGGCACGGGCCTGGGGCTGGCGGTGGTGCATGGCATCGTCAAGGCCCATCGGGGTTCCATCCTGGTGCACAGCCGTCCCGGCGAAGGCGCCCGGTTCGACGTCTACCTGCCCCTGGCCTCGGCCGTCGCGCAGGAGGCCACGCCCGGCGTGGCGCAGACCCCGGCCGTGGCCCCGCCGCCCGCGGCGGCACCGGGCAAGCACGTGGTCTACATCGACGACTACGAGGCGCTGGTGTTTCTGGTCGGGCGGTTGTTGCGCAAGCAGGGCTACCGCACCCACACCTTCGAATCGGGCGAGGCGGCCGTGGTCTGGTTGCGCGAGAACCCGGACGATCCCGTGGACCTGATCGTGACCGACCAGAACATGCCGGGCATGTCCGGCATCGACGTGGCGCGCGAAGCCCGCCGCATGCGTCCTGGCCAGCGCGTGGCCATCGTCTCGGGACATATCAGCGACCGGTTGCTGGCCGAAGCGAGCGCAGCCGGTGTGCGCGACGTGATGGCCAAGCAGGACCGCATGGACGCATTGGGGCAGGCCATCCACGACCTGCTGCTGGAGCCCTCTTCAACCTGA
- a CDS encoding enoyl-CoA hydratase/isomerase family protein: MSVLVDLQDGIAIITLNRPEAMNAVDPQTRTELREAWQRIAHDGTVRCAILTGAGSTAFCAGSDLKKTMPPAESFAQLAFNGTGSGQESMTAGMDMDTPIVCAINGHAFGGGLELALACDIRLASAQAEFALPEVRLGTLPASGGTQRLPRLVSPSDAMKLLLTGNRFDATEALRMGVVSEVLAPADLMPRAMAMAQRIAQNAPLSVRAIKRLVRTGLEMPLDKALQAEYHVFGLLRDTEDRLEGRRAFQEKRAPVYRGR; the protein is encoded by the coding sequence ATGTCCGTTCTTGTCGACCTGCAGGATGGCATTGCCATCATCACGCTGAACCGGCCCGAGGCGATGAACGCCGTCGACCCGCAGACCCGCACCGAGCTGCGAGAAGCCTGGCAGCGCATTGCCCACGATGGCACGGTGCGCTGCGCCATCCTCACCGGGGCCGGCAGCACCGCCTTTTGCGCCGGTTCGGATTTGAAAAAGACCATGCCGCCGGCCGAGAGTTTTGCGCAACTGGCGTTCAACGGCACCGGCAGCGGTCAGGAGTCCATGACCGCCGGCATGGACATGGACACGCCGATCGTCTGCGCCATCAATGGCCATGCGTTCGGCGGTGGCCTCGAACTCGCGCTGGCCTGCGACATTCGGCTGGCCTCGGCCCAGGCCGAGTTCGCGCTGCCCGAAGTGCGCCTGGGCACGCTGCCCGCGTCGGGCGGCACGCAGCGCCTGCCTCGGCTGGTCAGCCCGTCCGACGCGATGAAGCTGCTGCTGACCGGGAACCGATTCGACGCGACCGAGGCCTTGCGCATGGGTGTGGTGAGCGAGGTGCTGGCACCGGCCGATTTGATGCCGCGCGCGATGGCCATGGCGCAGCGCATCGCGCAGAACGCGCCGCTGTCGGTGCGGGCCATCAAGCGCCTGGTGCGCACCGGCCTGGAGATGCCGCTGGACAAAGCCTTGCAGGCGGAGTACCACGTGTTCGGCCTGCTGCGCGACACAGAAGACCGCCTCGAAGGCCGGCGCGCCTTTCAGGAAAAGCGCGCACCGGTTTACCGCGGACGCTGA
- a CDS encoding sulfatase family protein yields the protein MTETVENAGAARPNVVFIVADDLGYADLGCYGGRDASFGRVSPVLDGLAANGLRFTQGYSNSPVCSPTRFALATARYQYRLRGGADEPINSRSRGSSVLGLPPSQPTVASLLKNVGYRTALMGKWHLGYPPHFGPLRSGYEEYFGPMSGGVDYWTHCSGGGAHDLWFGEEERQEEGYLTDLISRRSVDYIERMAQHREQPFFLSVHYTAPHWPWETRDEPQVSQAVAGQLFHLDGGNVDTYRRMIHHMDEGIGWIMDALRRHGLERDTLVIFTSDNGGERFSDSWPLVGGKMDLTEGGIRVPWIAHWPAAVRAGGVSAQHCMTMDWSATVLDAAGVAPDADHPLDGVSLLDVLREPAQTFERALYWRMKHRQQRALRRGDWKYLRVDEHDYLFNLARDERERANQAARDPERLAAMRADWERWSETVPPIPEDAAVHTGYSTKDMPAR from the coding sequence ATGACTGAAACCGTTGAGAACGCCGGGGCCGCGCGCCCCAACGTGGTCTTCATCGTGGCCGACGACCTGGGCTATGCCGACCTGGGCTGCTACGGTGGTCGTGACGCGTCCTTCGGCCGCGTCTCGCCTGTGCTTGATGGCCTGGCCGCCAACGGCCTGCGGTTCACGCAGGGGTACTCGAACTCACCGGTGTGTTCGCCCACGCGCTTCGCCCTGGCCACGGCGCGTTACCAGTACCGCTTGCGCGGTGGCGCGGACGAACCCATCAACAGCCGCTCGCGCGGCAGCAGCGTGCTGGGCCTGCCGCCCTCGCAGCCGACCGTCGCCTCTCTGTTGAAGAACGTGGGCTACCGCACGGCCCTCATGGGCAAGTGGCACCTGGGCTACCCGCCGCACTTCGGCCCCTTGCGCTCGGGCTACGAGGAATACTTCGGCCCGATGTCCGGCGGCGTCGACTACTGGACCCACTGCAGCGGTGGCGGCGCGCACGACCTGTGGTTCGGCGAGGAAGAGCGCCAGGAGGAGGGCTACCTCACCGATCTGATCTCCCGCCGCTCGGTGGACTACATCGAGCGCATGGCGCAGCACCGCGAGCAGCCGTTCTTTCTGAGCGTGCACTACACGGCGCCACACTGGCCCTGGGAAACGCGTGACGAACCGCAGGTGAGCCAGGCGGTGGCGGGCCAGCTGTTTCACCTGGACGGCGGCAACGTCGACACCTACCGCCGCATGATCCACCACATGGACGAGGGCATCGGCTGGATCATGGACGCCTTGCGCCGCCATGGCCTGGAGCGCGACACCCTGGTGATCTTCACCAGCGACAACGGCGGCGAGCGCTTCTCGGACAGCTGGCCCTTGGTGGGCGGCAAGATGGACCTCACCGAAGGCGGCATTCGCGTGCCCTGGATCGCGCACTGGCCTGCTGCCGTGCGCGCGGGCGGCGTGTCCGCCCAGCATTGCATGACCATGGACTGGTCGGCCACCGTGCTGGACGCGGCCGGCGTGGCGCCCGATGCGGACCATCCGCTGGACGGCGTGTCGCTGTTGGACGTGTTGCGCGAGCCCGCCCAGACCTTCGAGCGCGCGCTCTACTGGCGCATGAAGCACCGCCAGCAGCGCGCGCTGCGCCGAGGCGACTGGAAGTACCTGCGGGTCGACGAGCACGACTACCTGTTCAACCTCGCGCGCGACGAGCGCGAGCGCGCGAACCAGGCCGCGCGCGATCCCGAGCGGCTGGCCGCGATGCGCGCGGACTGGGAGCGCTGGAGCGAGACCGTGCCGCCGATTCCCGAGGACGCAGCGGTGCACACGGGCTACTCAACCAAGGATATGCCGGCGCGTTGA
- the ttcA gene encoding tRNA 2-thiocytidine(32) synthetase TtcA — protein MDIEFENRKLEKRLCREVGRAIVDYNMIEEGDRVMVCLSGGKDSYGMLDILQKLQARAPIHFELIVVNLDQKQPGFPADILPAYLTKLGVKFHIENQDTYSIVKRVIPEGKTMCSLCSRLRRGILYRVASELGATKIALGHHRDDILQTLMLNMFFGAKLKGMPPKLVSDDGRHVVIRPMAYVPETDLARWAEVRQFPIIPCTLCGSQENLQRKQVGLMLKDWEKRFPGRVANMFTALQNIVPSHLMDRSLFPFETIQATGEANEDGDKAFDEEPLPKPTAVAGPENGTFEGNASATTKVVRIAAAH, from the coding sequence ATGGACATCGAATTCGAAAACCGCAAACTCGAAAAACGCCTGTGCCGCGAAGTCGGCCGCGCCATCGTCGACTACAACATGATCGAAGAAGGCGACCGCGTGATGGTCTGCCTCTCCGGTGGCAAGGACAGCTACGGCATGCTCGACATCCTGCAGAAGCTGCAGGCGCGCGCGCCGATCCACTTCGAACTCATCGTGGTCAACCTCGACCAGAAGCAACCGGGCTTTCCGGCCGACATCCTGCCCGCCTACCTCACGAAGCTGGGGGTGAAATTCCACATCGAGAACCAGGACACGTACTCCATCGTCAAACGCGTGATCCCCGAGGGCAAGACCATGTGCAGCCTGTGCAGCCGGTTGCGCCGCGGCATCCTGTACCGCGTGGCCAGCGAACTGGGCGCGACCAAGATCGCGCTCGGCCACCACCGCGACGACATCCTGCAGACCCTCATGCTCAACATGTTTTTCGGCGCCAAGCTCAAGGGCATGCCGCCCAAGCTGGTGAGCGACGACGGCCGGCACGTGGTGATCCGCCCCATGGCTTACGTGCCCGAGACCGACCTGGCCCGCTGGGCCGAAGTCCGCCAATTCCCCATCATTCCCTGCACGCTCTGCGGCAGCCAGGAGAACCTGCAACGCAAGCAGGTCGGGCTGATGCTCAAGGACTGGGAGAAGCGTTTTCCCGGCCGCGTGGCGAACATGTTCACGGCGCTGCAGAACATCGTGCCCAGCCACCTGATGGACCGCTCGCTGTTTCCTTTTGAAACCATCCAGGCCACCGGCGAAGCCAACGAAGATGGCGACAAGGCGTTCGACGAAGAACCTTTGCCCAAGCCCACCGCCGTGGCGGGGCCGGAAAACGGCACATTCGAAGGGAACGCAAGCGCCACCACCAAGGTCGTACGCATTGCGGCGGCGCACTGA